Proteins from a genomic interval of Medicago truncatula cultivar Jemalong A17 chromosome 3, MtrunA17r5.0-ANR, whole genome shotgun sequence:
- the LOC25488681 gene encoding F-box/kelch-repeat protein At3g23880 yields MEETLVPPSSLSSTSDHTNDVSLHSPPLPTLPLDLLSEILCRLPVKLLLQLRCLCKFFNTLISDSKFTKKHLHMSANRHHLILSSRDESHLMSYPLHSIFNSVTINATKLHLPFKQQSYFIVGSCHGILCLVPFRHPVVLWNPSIRNFTKLPSLENPIKVSYTSYGFGYVPLTDNYKVVAVLNHLRGNGPYHARIKVHTLGTNYWRMIEGNFPVAYDMSLKFVGCTLNWFVYSDPIYSVVSFNLVNESHRKLLPPNFGGEDGYHVSLGVLRDCLCIYGRSSAFHIVWLMKEYGNEESWIKLFCVSYRKYPFNYPHIKPIWIYEEDQVLMECWSHLKQKKDYSVYGFKNGTFMIPMTKQINGWNTVYVESLVSPCF; encoded by the coding sequence ATGGAGGAAACCCTAGTACCGCCATCTTCACTCTCTTCCACCTCTGACCATACCAACGACGTTTCACTTCACTCACCGCCACTACCCACTCTTCCATTAGATCTCCTGTCAGAGATTCTGTGTAGGCTCCCAGTGAAGCTTCTCCTTCAACTTCGATGCCTCTGTAAGTTCTTCAATACCCTTATCTCTGATTCcaaatttacaaagaaacacCTTCACATGTCAGCCAACCGCCACCACCTCATCTTATCCTCCAGAGATGAGTCCCATCTAATGTCTTATCCACTTCACTCTATTTTCAACTCTGTTACCATTAACGCCACCAAACTCCATTTGCCTTTCAAACAACAAAGCTATTTTATCGTCGGCTCTTGCCACGGAATCCTTTGTTTGGTTCCGTTCCGACACCCCGTTGTTTTGTGGAACCCTTCCATTAGAAACTTCACAAAATTACCTTCTTTGGAAAATCCAATAAAGGTTTCTTATACTTCATATGGTTTTGGTTATGTTCCTTTAACTGATAATTATAAGGTGGTTGCTGTTTTAAACCACCTTAGAGGTAATGGACCCTACCATGCCAGAATAAAGGTTCATACTTTGGGTACCAACTATTGGAGAATGATCGAGGGGAATTTCCCTGTTGCATACGATATGTCTCTTAAATTCGTGGGTTGCACGCTTAATTGGTTTGTGTATTCTGATCCTATTTACAGTgttgtttcttttaatttggTGAACGAATCACATCGAAAGCTTTTGCCTCCTAATTTTGGAGGGGAAGATGGTTATCATGTGAGTTTGGGTGTGTTGAGGGATTGTTTGTGTATCTATGGTCGTAGCAGTGCTTTTCATATTGTTTGGTTGATGAAGGAGTATGGAAATGAAGAGTCTTGGATTAAATTGTTTTGTGTTTCTTACAGAAAATATCCTTTCAACTATCCCCATATCAAGCCAATATGGATTTACGAAGAGGATCAAGTGTTGATGGAATGTTGGTCACATTTGAAACAGAAAAAGGATTATTCAGTATATGGTTTCAAAAATGGTACTTTCATGATACCAATGACTAAACAAATCAATGGTTGGAATACCGTATACGTTGAGAGTTTGGTATCTCCTTGTTTCTAA